TGAGTCGATGCGGCGACTGGAGACTGGAGACTGGAGAAGACATCATGAAAATAGGCTTTATCGGACTCGGCAACATGGGTGCGCCGATGGCGCTCAACCTGCTGAAGGCGGGCCACACGGTCAACGTATTCGATCTCAACGCGCAGGCCGTGCAAGCACTCGTCGATGCGGGCGCCAAAGCTGCAAGTTCGCCGAAAGCGGCGGTGACTGACGCCGAGTGTGTGGTGACGATGCTGCCCGCTGCCAGTCACGTGCGCAGCGTGCTGATGGCGGACGACGGCGTTTTCGCCGGCATCCCGGAAGGTGTGACGATCATCGATTCGAGCACGATCGACCCGGCGAGTGTGAAGGCGTTTGCCGAACTTGCCGAGCAACGCGGCAATACCTTCGTCGACGCGCCGGTCTCGGGCGGCACCGGCGGCGCGGCGGCGGGTACGCTGACCTTCATGGTCGGCGGCAGCGCGCGCGCGTACGAGCAGGTCAAGCCCGTGTTGTCGGCGATGGGCAAGAACATCGTGCATTGCGGCGAGACAGGCACCGGCCAGGTCGCGAAGATCTGCAACAACCTCGTGCTCGGCATCACCATGGCGGGCGTCGCCGAGGCGATGTCGCTGGGCGAGGCGCTTGGCATCGACCCGAAGGTGCTGGGCGGCATCATCAATACCTCGACGGGCCGCTGCTGGAGCTCGGACACGTATAACCCGATGCCCGGCGTGATCGAGACCGCGCCGTCCACGCGCGGTTATACCGGCGGCTTCGGCACCGATCTGATGTTGAAGGATCTGGGCCTCGCCACCGACGCCGCGAAATTCGCGCGTCAACCGGTGTATCTCGGCGCATTGGCTCAACAGCTTTACCAGACGATGAGCACGAAGGGCGCGGGACGTCTGGACTTCTCGGCGGTGATCAAGCTCTATCGCAAGGACAGCAAGGACGGAGACGCGTCATGATCGAACTCGACTACGCACACGACGGCGCCGTCGCGCTGCTGACGCTCAAACGGCCGCCCGCGAACGCGTTCACGCCGGATGGCCTGCTGCTGTTGCAACGAACGGTCGAGCGCCTGAACAGCGAAGCGCGCGTGCGGGCCGTCGTGATCACGGGCGATGGCCCCAGGTTCTTCAGCGCAGGCGCCGACCTGAACACGTTCGCCGACGGCAATCGCGAAGTCGCGCGCGCGGCGGCGACGCGTTTCGGTTCGGCATTCGAGGCGTTGCAGAATGCGCGGCCGGTGGTGATCGCCGCGATCAACGGCTACGCGATGGGCGGCGGCCTGGAATGCGCGCTGGCCTGCGATATCCGTATCGCCGAACAACACGCGGTGATGGCCTTGCCCGAAACGGCGGTGGGCTTGCTGCCGTGCGGCTGCGGTACGCAGACGCTGCCGTGGCTGGTCGGCGAAGGCTGGGCCAAACGGATGATCCTGACCGGCGAACGCGTCGACTCAGCGACCGCATTGCGCATCGGCCTGGTCGAGGAAGTGGTGGAAAAGGGCGCCGCGCGCGAAGCCGCGCTGACGATGGCGGCGCGTGTCGCGAGCCTCAGCCCGCAAGCGGTCGGCTTCAGCAAGACGCTGATTCACCAGGGCCGCAACGGCGTGCCGCGTGCTGCGGCGCTGGCGGTGGAGCGGGAACGCTTTGTCGATCTGTTCGACGGCGCCGATCAGCGCGAAGGCGTCAATGCATTCTTCGAGAAGCGCGCGCCACGCTGGCAGGTGGCGCAGGCCGAGCAGACTGCAAACGCCGGGCCGGAGACCCATCGATGAGCGCCTTGCAAAGCGCCGTGCCCGATACGGGCGTCGAAGCGGAGCGCGAGATTCTGTTTCGCGTCGTCAACCGTGTGGCGATCATCACGCTGAACCGGCCGGCCGCGCTCAATGCGCTATCGCACGCGATGGTGCGCGAGCTTGCCGTGCTGGTCGAACATTGCCGCACCGACGACGGCATCGTGGCCCTCGTGCTGAAAGGCGCGGGCACCAAGGGTTTTTGCGCTGGCGGCGACGTGCGCGAGGTGCAGCGGCTCGCGAAGAACGGCGATAGCCGGTGGCTTGCGTTCTTCGTCGACGAATACCGGCTCGACTACGCGCTGCACACGTTTCCGAAGCCGGTGGTCGCCTTGCTCGACGGTATTTCGATGGGCGGCGGCATGGGGCTCGGCCAGGCGGCGCGGCTGCGCATCGTCACGGAGCGCAGCAAGATCGCGATGCCGGAGACGCGCATCGGCTTCCTGCCCGACGTCGGCGCGACGCGTTTCCTGAGTGTGATGCCGACGGAGGTCGAACTGTATGTCGGGCTCACCGGGGTGACGTTATCCGGCGCCGACGCGTTGCGCCTGCAACTGGCGGATCTGTGCGTGCCGTCGGAGTGGCTTGGCACTTTCGAAGAGCGCCTGCAGCGCATGTCGCACGCGGGGGACTTGATGCCGGCATTGCGCGGGGTATTCGAGCCGCCTTGCAACATCATCCCGCATGCCGCGTTGGGGCCGTTTACCCAGTTGATCCTGCGCCATTTCGACCGGCGTTCGAGCATCGAGCGGATCGTCGCGACGCTGCGCCACGATCTGGAGCGCGAGCCTGCGCGTGAGGTGAAGCAGTGGCTGCAGTCTGCGTATG
This genomic stretch from Paraburkholderia caffeinilytica harbors:
- the mmsB gene encoding 3-hydroxyisobutyrate dehydrogenase, coding for MKIGFIGLGNMGAPMALNLLKAGHTVNVFDLNAQAVQALVDAGAKAASSPKAAVTDAECVVTMLPAASHVRSVLMADDGVFAGIPEGVTIIDSSTIDPASVKAFAELAEQRGNTFVDAPVSGGTGGAAAGTLTFMVGGSARAYEQVKPVLSAMGKNIVHCGETGTGQVAKICNNLVLGITMAGVAEAMSLGEALGIDPKVLGGIINTSTGRCWSSDTYNPMPGVIETAPSTRGYTGGFGTDLMLKDLGLATDAAKFARQPVYLGALAQQLYQTMSTKGAGRLDFSAVIKLYRKDSKDGDAS
- a CDS encoding enoyl-CoA hydratase, which codes for MIELDYAHDGAVALLTLKRPPANAFTPDGLLLLQRTVERLNSEARVRAVVITGDGPRFFSAGADLNTFADGNREVARAAATRFGSAFEALQNARPVVIAAINGYAMGGGLECALACDIRIAEQHAVMALPETAVGLLPCGCGTQTLPWLVGEGWAKRMILTGERVDSATALRIGLVEEVVEKGAAREAALTMAARVASLSPQAVGFSKTLIHQGRNGVPRAAALAVERERFVDLFDGADQREGVNAFFEKRAPRWQVAQAEQTANAGPETHR
- a CDS encoding enoyl-CoA hydratase/isomerase family protein, giving the protein MSALQSAVPDTGVEAEREILFRVVNRVAIITLNRPAALNALSHAMVRELAVLVEHCRTDDGIVALVLKGAGTKGFCAGGDVREVQRLAKNGDSRWLAFFVDEYRLDYALHTFPKPVVALLDGISMGGGMGLGQAARLRIVTERSKIAMPETRIGFLPDVGATRFLSVMPTEVELYVGLTGVTLSGADALRLQLADLCVPSEWLGTFEERLQRMSHAGDLMPALRGVFEPPCNIIPHAALGPFTQLILRHFDRRSSIERIVATLRHDLEREPAREVKQWLQSAYDAMTGHSPTMLYVTREALLRGRQMTLAECFRMELGIVKRVIEEGDFCEGVRAQLIDKDRKSRWAPATLAEVRPERVRHFLASPWKREAHPLVALGIEEDRTG